ACAGGCCCTTCAGCAGGGCCGGCACCGTCTCCCCGTAGCGCCACGGCGAGTGCGGATCACCCTCCTTGTCGGAGAACTTGTGGTGCCGGCGGTGGTCGGCCACCCAGCGCACCACCGGGCCCTCGATCGCCAGACTCCCGGCCACCGCCAGCGCGATCTTCAGCGCGCGGTTCGCCTTGAAGGACCCATGGGTGAAGAAGCGGTGGAAGCCGACGGTGACCCCGTGGCAGGCGGTGAAGTACATCACCACCATGATCACGACATCGTGCCAGCCCAGCCCCCAGCCCCAGGCCACCGGCACGGCGGCCAGCAGCGCCAGGAACGGCACCAGGATGAACGAGCCCAGCGCGAACTGCTCCGCGAATCCCTTGGTCTCACCGCCCCGCGTCGCCGAAGGAACCGAATCGGGACGTCGCGGCGGAAGCACGGCAGTCGCCGCAGCGACCGGCTCTTCGGACGATGGACTGGTCATCTCGCACAACCTCGGCAGGTGAGAAGGGGAGAAGGGAAAGTCGGGCACGTCCCTACGGGTCCGTAACCTACGGCATCGTAGGTTGATTGCCCGGCCACGACGGCGCTCAATCGCCCCCGGGCGTGGCGAGGACGAAACCGCCGCGCGACGGTGGCGTGACCGACACGAGGACATGAGTCGTCGGGCCGGTCCGATGTTCCGCACCGTGGCCGGATTCACTCGATCGTGTGATCGGGATTGGTTCTCCCGATCTCACAGGGAACTCACAGGAAGAGTGGCCCCATGACCACTCACCTCCCGCCCCGGCCCACGCCCACCACCCCCGAGGACACCGAAGCGCAGCTCCGCGAACAGGCCATCGCGCTGCGCCGGGCCGGCTTGAGCCGACGTCAGATCCGTGACGAGCTCAAGCTCTGGAACAACGACAAGCTCAACCGCTTCCTCCGCAACGAGCCCCCACCCGAGTGGACCAGGCGCCCCAACGCCAAGGACGACCTGCGCGCGAAGGCCCGCGCGCTGCGGGCGGAGGGCAAGACCTACGACCAGATCCAGGAGGCGCTGGGGGTGTCGCGGAGCTCGGTCTCGCTCTGGGTCCGTGATCTTCCCCGGCCTCCGCGCCGCAAGCCACCGGGGGACCGGCAGGAGTACATGGAGCGGGAGTACTGGGCGCCTCGGCGCGAGCAGCGAGAACTGGAGCGGCAGGCGGTGAAGGAAGGGGCGACGGCGGAGGTCGGCCGGATGTCCGAGCGTGAGCTGTTCCTGATCGGGGTGGCGCTCTACTGGTCCGAGGGGGCCAAGGACAAGCCGTACTCGCGCAGGGAGTGCGTCACGCTGATCAACAGCGATCCGGGGCTGGTCCGGGTCTACCTGGCCTGGCTGGACCTGCTCGGCGTCGACCGCTCGGCGCTGCGCTTCCGGTTGTCGATCCACGAGTCGGCCGATGTGGCGACGGCGGAGCGGTTCTGGGTCGATCTCGTGGGAGTGCCGGTGGCCGATCTCCAGCGTCCGAGCCTCAAGAAGCACAATCCGAAGACCCGAAGGCTCAATACCTCGGCCCAGTACACGGGCTGCCTGGTGATTAAGGTGCTCGGCGGAGCTGATCTGTACCGTCGCATTGAGGGCTGGTGGTACGGCATAGTAGGAGGCACGCAGGCACGTAGCGGGCCGACAGGAAGTCCTTGATGTCCGCTTTGTAGCTGTAATTCCGCTGTGGTGTAACTTGGCAGCACACGGGGTTTTGGTCCCCTTAGTCCAGGTTCAAATCCTGGCAGCGGAGCTCTATGCCTTCTGGCAGGGGTCAGTGTCGGTTCGAGACCTG
The Streptacidiphilus albus JL83 genome window above contains:
- a CDS encoding helix-turn-helix domain-containing protein, which encodes MTTHLPPRPTPTTPEDTEAQLREQAIALRRAGLSRRQIRDELKLWNNDKLNRFLRNEPPPEWTRRPNAKDDLRAKARALRAEGKTYDQIQEALGVSRSSVSLWVRDLPRPPRRKPPGDRQEYMEREYWAPRREQRELERQAVKEGATAEVGRMSERELFLIGVALYWSEGAKDKPYSRRECVTLINSDPGLVRVYLAWLDLLGVDRSALRFRLSIHESADVATAERFWVDLVGVPVADLQRPSLKKHNPKTRRLNTSAQYTGCLVIKVLGGADLYRRIEGWWYGIVGGTQARSGPTGSP